Within the Pseudomonas fulva genome, the region ACCGCCATCAACGAGATGTCGACCACCGTTCACCACATCGCCGAACACGCCGCCACCACCCGCGACCAGTCGCAGGCCGCCGATCAGCTCGCCGGCGCCGGGCAGACCGTGGTCGCCCGCGTGGTCGATTCCATCACCGGCCTGTCCAGCGGCGTGCAGCAGACGGCCACCATGATCGAGCAGGTGGCCGCCGACAGCCAGAAGATCAGCGGCGTGGTCAACGTCATTCACGGCATCGCCGAACAGACCAACCTGCTGGCCCTCAACGCCGCCATCGAGGCGGCGCGGGCCGGTGAAATGGGCCGCGGTTTCGCCGTGGTGGCCGATGAGGTGCGCAACCTGGCCAAGCGCGTGCAGGACTCCACCGACGAGATCACCAGCATGATCGGCACGCTGCAGGCCGGCACCCGCGATGCCGTGGAGTTCATGCGGGAAAGCTCGCTGAAAGCCGACGATTGCGTGCGCGCCGCCCATGAGGCCGGCGACGCGCTCGCTGCGATCACCGGCGCGGTGGCGCAGATGCGCGAAAGCAACACGCAGATCGCTGTCGCGGCCGAGCAGCAGAGCCTGGTGGCCGAGGAGATGACCCGCTCGGTGATCGGCATCCGTGATGTCACCGAACAGACCGTCCAGCAGACCCTCGAGTCCGCCACCACCAGCAGTCAGCTGGCCGAGCTGGCGGGCGAACTGTCGCGGGCCATCCGCCAGCTGAAACCCTGAGCACCGAAGCACTTGCGCCAAAGCAGATAGTAGAAACCCTATCTGCCGTATAGCGCGGATCAATTCGCGACCCTTGGTGCCTGCGCCATAGACTGGCTCCATCTGATGCAGGAGACCGTTCATGAGCACCCAAGCCGCTACCCTCGCCCGTCACACCGAATCGCTGGACATGCCGATGCTGGCCATTGCCCTGCCCTTGCTGCTGGTATCCCTGGCACTGGCAGGCAGCGGTTCCGGTGCCCTTGCCCTGGTGCTGTCAGGCCTGGGTGCCATTGCCGCCTATGCCCTGGCGCGCCAGGCGCTGCTGGGTGGCGCTTAGTCGAAGACGGTTACGGTCTGACGGCTGATGGCCAGCAACTCGCCGTCCGCGCTCCACAGCCCTGCCGCCACGTGCCCGTAGCCATCGCGGGCATGCTCGATTTCGGCGCGGTACAGGCACCACTGATCGGAGGTGATAGGGCGCAGCGGCTGAATGAACTCGATGGTCCAGGTCAGCGAACTGCCAGGCGCCGGCTTGTCGAGCAGCGACAATACCGCCGGTGGCCACGCATCGACCAGCCCGAGCAGGTGGGCTTCGTCGAGGGTTTCGATGCGCTGCTGGTCGCGAAAACGTACCCAGCCGCCCATTTCCCGCGACGGGTTTCCACTGAACGGCAGACCACCCAAGCCCCAGCGCATCGCCAGATGGCGGGTGAATTCCGGCGTGACCTGAGCAATGTAGGGCAGCTCCTGGCTTTGCTCGGGCGCCTTGATCACCGGCGCCGGCAGCGCCTCTACGCTGATCGAAGAGCTGCGCGGGGTGCCGAAACTACCCTGGATCAAGGCCACCACCTGGCCGTTCTGCACGGCACGTCCTAGCACCTGGCTGACCGCCGATCCCGCGCGCAGCACCTCGGCCTCGAAACCGGTGGCGATGCCGGGGGCGACAGGCGCGACAAAGCTGATCGCCAGGGACCGCGGCGGGCGATCGGCGGGCACCTTGCTGCGCATCACCGCATAGATCAACGCCGCCACGATACCGCCGAAGCTGGCACGGCCCTGGCCCCACTCAGGCGGGATCGACAGCGCCTCGGGTCTATGCTGCACCTGCTCCAGTAGCTCGAAGAAATCCATGGTCACCTCCCCTTGTCATCGTTGGGATGGTAAGAGACGCACCACGCGACCGCGAGCCCGGCGCAGACGGCAGATCGGTCATTGTTGCGGCTGAAGTGTTGCCAGCAGACGCGCCTGGATGGTTTGCGCCGAACGCTCGGCGGCCTCCATCGAGGCGCGCCAGGCGGGGATGAAGCCGCGCAGATCGGGCTCGCGCTCGGCAGTCGCCAACCACTGCACATGGTCGTGCCAATCCCCGAGCACCGCCTGGCCTTTCTTGAGCAGTTTCACCTGGGCAGCCGACAGCGGCGAAAGCTGCGGGTAGGCCTCGGCGGTGTAGCGCACGCGCTTGATCAGCAGACGTACGCGGTGGCGATCGTGCTCTGCATCGCCCAAGGCCTCGACCAGCTTGGCAAGCTGCTTGCGCAGGTAGCGCCGTACCTTCTTGCGCAACTCCTCGAGCTCGCCACTCGCCTGCTGGGCAGCCAGTTCCCGGGGCCACTCGTCCAGGGCGCGGAATAGCGCGGGTAAGGCGCGGCTACCGAGTACCAGGGCATCGCCCTTGCGGCGCTGTACCAGGCGGCGCTGCGCCGCGGCGTGCTCACCACTGGCGCGCAGGGTGCCGATCAGCACCTCCAGATCCCGTATCGGGCCCGTCAGACGCCCGAGTTCGGCAGCGCGCTTCTGCAAAGGATCGCTCCCGGCAGCGCCCTTGAGCGGCTTAAGCAGGCTGCGCAAGCGGCGCAGGCAGACCCGCAGATCGTGCAGCGCCTCGTCATCGGTCTGCGCCTGCAGACGCTCGCGACAGGCGTAGAGCGCAACCTCTAGGCGCAGCACTTCGCTGCGCAACGTACCGACAAAACCACTCATCACGGAACTCCTGAAAAACCGTTCAAGGGGATCGGCTCCAGCGCCAAGGCAGTTGGCGGCGCAGCGCGTTCAGCTGTTGGAGCAGCGCCCGGGGGGAAATGTTCTGCCCTGCGTAACGCTGCGCTTCGAAAGCCTGCACGAAGGCCAGAATGGCGTCTGCCTGGGCGGGCAGCGCCTCGCCGGCACGCTGCGCGAAGCCCCGTGGCCCTTCGCCGGCATGACGCCGCACGCCGTGCTGGGCCAGCAGTCGCTCGAAGCGTTGAAAGAGGCGCAGCAGGGGGTCACGCTCGACCCGCCAGGGCTTGAACAGCCACAGCGAGAGCAGGCCCAGCAGCAAGCCACCGCCACCGACCAGCGCGAATATCAGCCTGCCGGCGTCGACCTGGCCGAACCAGCGCTGCAGCAGTTCGAACTGCTGCGCGCCCTGGTAGCCCAGCACCCAGCGCTGCCAGCCGTAGTTGAGGTCGTCCCAGCCCAGGCGCAATTCGTTCAGCCAGGTCAGGTTGCGGTAACGCAAGGGCGAGAACGGCGAGTCGGCGAGAAAGCTCTGTTCACCGGCCAGGGCCTGCTCCAGGCCTTGCTCGATGCGCTCGGGGGCGACCTGAAAGGTCGGATCCACACGTGTCCAGCCCCGCTCCGGCAACCAGTACTCGACCCAGGCATGGGCATCGAACTGGCGAACCTGCACGTAGCTGCCGTTGCCACTGAGTTCGCCGCCCTGATAACCGGCCACCACGCGGCTGGGAATGCCGGCCGCACGCAGCACGAAGGTCATGGCCCCGGCATAGTGCGCGCAAAAGCCGCTGCGGGTATCGAACAGGAACTCGTCGATGGAGTCCTCGCCCAGGGGGGTTGGCGTCAAGGTATAGACGTAGGGCTGGCGGTTGAAATGGCTGAGCAGCGCCGCGACCAACTGTTCATCCTGCGCGTACTGGCTGCGCAACTCCCCAGCCCAGGCGCGACTGCGGGCATCCCCCCCACGGGGTAGACGCAGCAAGGCCTGCCGGCGGTCCGGCGGCAGCTGCGGCTCGCGCAGCGCGTCAGGCCAGGAGCTCACGTCATAGAGCAGCGCGCGCTCCACCGGCCGGTTGCGCTGCAGCCGGAAATCCCCCATCTGCCGTGTACCTGGCATGTCGGTCCGGGCCACGTCGAGGGCGAACAACCAGGGCCGCGTGGTGGGCTGCATCACCACGCTGTAGTGCAGCGCCTCACCACGGGGCTGCCACTGCGGCGCCGGCGAGAACTGCTCCCCAGGCGACTGCGACCAGCGCCGGCCATCGAAGTGATCGAGCGTCAGCGCGCGCCAGTACAACTCGCCACGCGCTGGCACCCGCCCCTCGAAGCTGGCACGAAAGGCCAGTTCACCGGAACGGGTCAGCTCGGCGATATCGCCGGGCGCCATGCTGTCGGCCAACCCGGTGACCGCGCCACGCTCGTTGGGTACCGGTAACGACCACAGCGGCCCCAGCCGCGGGAAGAACAGGAACAGCAGCAGCATCAACGGCAGCGCCTGCAGCAGCAGGCTGGCCGACAGGCGCAGCGTGCGCCACGGCCGTGTTGCCGTACCGCTCTGCTGCAGCCCGATCAGGGCGGCCAACAGGGCACACACCGGCAGCAGGCTGAATAGCGCGACGAGCATGCTGTCATCGAACAGGTAGGCGGTGACCACCACGAAGAAGCCGAGAAAGATCACCACCAGCGCGTCGCGGCGAGTGCGCATCTCCAGCAACTTGAGGCAGAACGCCGCGACCAGCAACACCACCCCGCCGTCCAGGCCGACCAGGGTGCCGCGGGACAGGAACACGCCGGCGGCCGCCAGGACGATCAGGCAGATACGCACGAGGAGGCTGGGGTAGCCGGCACGCATGCGGAAGATCTGAATGCGCCACGCCGCACAGCCCAGCCACAGGCCGATCACCCAGACCGGCAGGTGGAAGGCGTGCGGCAGGATCACCAATGCCTGGGCGACCAGCAGCCAGGTCAGGCTGATACGCGGAATACCGGCGACGCTGCTCATGGGCGCGCTCCATGCAGCGCCAGCGCGCGCAGGCACTGCTCACGGTGGCGCTCGCCGATAGCCACCGGCAACGACTCGCTCGGCAGTTGCAGGGCGAACGGCTGCTGACGTTCGGAGAGCACCAGCACCCAGTGGCAGAGCAGCGACAAGCGGCTTTCCAGGTCGCCGCTGAGCACATCGAAATCCAGCAACAGGTCACGGCCGGTCTGGGCGGCGAAGTCCTTGACCAGCAATCCCTGCCCGCGCGAGTAAGCCTTCCAGTGCAGCCGCCGCCGTGAATCGCCTGGCTGATAAGTGCGCAGCCCCTGGAAGTCATCGCTGCCCTGCCCCTGGCTGACCAGCCCGGCCTGCTCGTCATCCTCACGGCCGCCAGCCGCCAGCGGCAACTCGCCCTCGAGTGGCCGCGGATACACCAGCACCGCCTGATCAAGATCGACATGGCTCCAGGCGACCAGCAGCCCCAGGGGAAAACGGCTCTCCACCCGCAAGCGACCGGGTTCAAGCCAGCCGCGGCGCTGAGTCTGCAGGCCCAGCTCGCACTCGACCGAGCCTTGCGCCGGCACGTCCTGCTGCTGCAGGTCGGCAGGCGGCCAGCCCAGGGCGATGGCTTCGTGGGCCCGGCCGCGACTTTCCAGACGTACCCGCAGGCGCGCCGCCTCGCCGGCGAACACCGCACCGGCACCACCGGCGTGCAGCACCAGCCCGGCCAGGTTGCGGTAGGTGTGCAGGATGGTGACCACGAACACCGAGCCGAGCAGAAAGGTCAGCCCGTAGGCCAGGCTGTTCTGGTAATTGACGGCGGCCAGCAGCATGACCAACAGGGCGAACAGAAAGGCCACGCCCACGCGGCTCGGCAGGATGAAGATGCGCCGCTGGTTGAGCTGAACGCTGGCGGCCGCCGGTATGCGCCTGGCCAGCCAGCGATTCCAGCGCTGCCTGAAGGCGCCGGTCAAAGTGCCGGCACCTCACGCAGCAACCATTGCACCAGGGCACCGCCGCCGTGACCCGCCGGGTCCGCCTGATCACGCAGGCGATGCCCGGCCACGGCCGGCAGCACGGCCTGGACGTCCTCGGGAATCACGTAATCGCGCTCGGCCAGCAGTGCCCAGGCACGTGCCGCCGCCAGCAGCGCCAGGCTGCCGCGTGGCGACAGGCCCCAGGCGAACTGCGGCTGGGTACGGGTGGCTTCGACCAGACGCAGCACGTAGTCGACCAGGGCATCACTGACGCGCACCTTGGGTACTTCGGCCTGCAGCTTCGCCAGCTCCGCGTGATTGAGTACCGCGTCCAGCGTCGGCAGCACCGAGCGACGGGGCTCGCCAAGCAGCAGGGCTTTCTCCGCGGCACGGGCCGGGTAACCCAGCGACAGGCGCATCAGAAAGCGGTCCAGCTGCGACTCCGGCAGTGCGAAGGTGCCGCTCTGGCTGATCGGGTTCTGGGTGGCGATGACGAAGAAGGGATCGGGCAGCGGCCGTGTGGCGCCCTCGATGGTCACCTGCCCCTCCTCCATGGCCTCGAGCAGCGCGCTCTGGCTTTTCGGCGTGGCGCGGTTGATCTCGTCCGCCAGCACCAGCTCGGCGAACACCGGGCCGGGGTGGAACAGGA harbors:
- a CDS encoding acyl-CoA thioesterase, translated to MDFFELLEQVQHRPEALSIPPEWGQGRASFGGIVAALIYAVMRSKVPADRPPRSLAISFVAPVAPGIATGFEAEVLRAGSAVSQVLGRAVQNGQVVALIQGSFGTPRSSSISVEALPAPVIKAPEQSQELPYIAQVTPEFTRHLAMRWGLGGLPFSGNPSREMGGWVRFRDQQRIETLDEAHLLGLVDAWPPAVLSLLDKPAPGSSLTWTIEFIQPLRPITSDQWCLYRAEIEHARDGYGHVAAGLWSADGELLAISRQTVTVFD
- a CDS encoding CHAD domain-containing protein; the protein is MSGFVGTLRSEVLRLEVALYACRERLQAQTDDEALHDLRVCLRRLRSLLKPLKGAAGSDPLQKRAAELGRLTGPIRDLEVLIGTLRASGEHAAAQRRLVQRRKGDALVLGSRALPALFRALDEWPRELAAQQASGELEELRKKVRRYLRKQLAKLVEALGDAEHDRHRVRLLIKRVRYTAEAYPQLSPLSAAQVKLLKKGQAVLGDWHDHVQWLATAEREPDLRGFIPAWRASMEAAERSAQTIQARLLATLQPQQ
- a CDS encoding transglutaminase TgpA family protein, which produces MSSVAGIPRISLTWLLVAQALVILPHAFHLPVWVIGLWLGCAAWRIQIFRMRAGYPSLLVRICLIVLAAAGVFLSRGTLVGLDGGVVLLVAAFCLKLLEMRTRRDALVVIFLGFFVVVTAYLFDDSMLVALFSLLPVCALLAALIGLQQSGTATRPWRTLRLSASLLLQALPLMLLLFLFFPRLGPLWSLPVPNERGAVTGLADSMAPGDIAELTRSGELAFRASFEGRVPARGELYWRALTLDHFDGRRWSQSPGEQFSPAPQWQPRGEALHYSVVMQPTTRPWLFALDVARTDMPGTRQMGDFRLQRNRPVERALLYDVSSWPDALREPQLPPDRRQALLRLPRGGDARSRAWAGELRSQYAQDEQLVAALLSHFNRQPYVYTLTPTPLGEDSIDEFLFDTRSGFCAHYAGAMTFVLRAAGIPSRVVAGYQGGELSGNGSYVQVRQFDAHAWVEYWLPERGWTRVDPTFQVAPERIEQGLEQALAGEQSFLADSPFSPLRYRNLTWLNELRLGWDDLNYGWQRWVLGYQGAQQFELLQRWFGQVDAGRLIFALVGGGGLLLGLLSLWLFKPWRVERDPLLRLFQRFERLLAQHGVRRHAGEGPRGFAQRAGEALPAQADAILAFVQAFEAQRYAGQNISPRALLQQLNALRRQLPWRWSRSP
- a CDS encoding DUF58 domain-containing protein translates to MTGAFRQRWNRWLARRIPAAASVQLNQRRIFILPSRVGVAFLFALLVMLLAAVNYQNSLAYGLTFLLGSVFVVTILHTYRNLAGLVLHAGGAGAVFAGEAARLRVRLESRGRAHEAIALGWPPADLQQQDVPAQGSVECELGLQTQRRGWLEPGRLRVESRFPLGLLVAWSHVDLDQAVLVYPRPLEGELPLAAGGREDDEQAGLVSQGQGSDDFQGLRTYQPGDSRRRLHWKAYSRGQGLLVKDFAAQTGRDLLLDFDVLSGDLESRLSLLCHWVLVLSERQQPFALQLPSESLPVAIGERHREQCLRALALHGARP
- a CDS encoding AAA family ATPase, coding for MHTKLDACLDTINQVLLGKEAQVRLALTCLLARGHLLIEDLPGMGKTTLSHALAKVLGLSFQRIQFTSDLLPGDILGTSVFDKDSGQFLFHPGPVFAELVLADEINRATPKSQSALLEAMEEGQVTIEGATRPLPDPFFVIATQNPISQSGTFALPESQLDRFLMRLSLGYPARAAEKALLLGEPRRSVLPTLDAVLNHAELAKLQAEVPKVRVSDALVDYVLRLVEATRTQPQFAWGLSPRGSLALLAAARAWALLAERDYVIPEDVQAVLPAVAGHRLRDQADPAGHGGGALVQWLLREVPAL